In Gopherus flavomarginatus isolate rGopFla2 chromosome 1, rGopFla2.mat.asm, whole genome shotgun sequence, a single genomic region encodes these proteins:
- the LOC127044337 gene encoding olfactory receptor 52B2-like — MFFIHVSFIAESAILLAMAFDRYIAICDPLRYTMILTKSVIGKMGLAVVTRSFCFIFPVIFVLKQLNFCRTNLLPHTYCDMAIARVACNDVPVRVWYGVAVAILVIGLDSVLIAVSYGLILRAVFMLHSKDARLKALRTCSSHLCVMLMFYISSVFSYFAHRFGHIIPSYSLILLANLYVLIPPMLNPIVYGVTRKEILKRVIYVFHR, encoded by the coding sequence atgttcttcatccatgtcAGTTTTATTGCTGAGTCTGccatcctgctggccatggcgtttgaTCGGTACATTGCCATCTGCGACCCCCTGAGATACACCATGATACTAACGAAGTCTGTGATAGGGAAGATGGGGCTGGCAGTtgtcacaagaagtttctgtttcattttccctGTCATTTTTGTCCTGAAGCAGCTGAATTTCTGCAGAACCAACCTCTTGCCTCACACCTATTGTGACATGGCCATAGCCCGGGTGGCCTGCAACGACGTCCCAGTCAGAGTCTGGTATGGTGTAGCTGTGGCTATATTAGTAATTGGTTTGGATTCTGTGCTCATTGCTGTGTCTTATGGGCTGATCCTCAGGGCTGTCTTCATGCTCCACTCCAAGGACGCCCGGCTCAAGGCTCTCCGGACCTGTAGCTCTCACCTCTGTGTCATGCTGATGTTCTACATCTCATCTGTTTTCTCCTATTTTGCACACCGATTTGGGCACATCATCCCAAGTTATAGTCTCATCCTACTGGCCAACCTCTATGTACTCattccccccatgttaaaccccatcgttTATGGGGTGACCAGAAAAGAGATCCTGAAACGGGTGATCTATGTGTTTCATCGGTGA